In a single window of the Nicotiana tomentosiformis chromosome 10, ASM39032v3, whole genome shotgun sequence genome:
- the LOC104103764 gene encoding F-box protein At2g23160-like produces the protein MEGTLSEVTITTTKKRRMEEKRGFARDMIFEVLTWLPAKSLMRFRCVSKAWNSFIRHDPHFVKLHNARSQTRPLASRLLFEIGTRHREVVESTSNFPTQLEGFSLQLARPRHYFDFNEITICSNHCNGLVCFYNRKDTQSYLYNVTTGEIKALPSSLRLPKGSGPTLFLGFDQATERYKLLHVIFYTKKPRIKILTLGTTSWRIIRGDQYPVSCCFHTCIFLNGVVYWIEYHRPVIYFNFTEEKFVTLSLPQRSSWNTLNKMQTALWGKLSIYCRFQHERCNLVYDEVNKIFVKSNSTSDLENEKVALLAPKNVGEKITECGNIVLATGSVNSASTSLVFPDRFRLDNVSSFVENIIPLTFIEV, from the coding sequence ATGGAAGGAACCCTCAGTGAAGTAACAATTACTACCACCAAAAAGCGGCGGATGGAGGAGAAGCGTGGATTTGCAAGGGACATGATATTCGAGGTATTAACATGGCTTCCGGCGAAATCTCTGATGCGATTCAGGTGTGTTTCTAAAGCTTGGAACAGTTTCATACGACATGATCCCCACTTTGTCAAGTTGCACAATGCTCGTTCTCAAACCCGTCCTCTTGCCAGCCGCCTCTTATTTGAAATAGGAACACGCCATCGTGAAGTTGTAGAAAGCACTTCCAATTTCCCAACACAACTTGAAGGATTCTCTTTACAGCTCGCACGTCCTCGTCATTATTTCGACTTTAATGAAATTACTATTTGCTCAAATCATTGCAATGGCCTTGTTTGTTTCTATAACCGTAAAGATACTCAAAGTTACTTGTATAATGTCACCACCGGTGAGATAAAAGCTTTACCATCTTCTCTGAGGCTTCCGAAAGGATCTGGTCCTACGTTGTTTCTGGGATTTGATCAGGCCACGGAAAGATACAAATTGCTTCATGTTATTTTCTACACGAAAAAACCAAGGATCAAGATTCTAACTCTAGGAACCACCTCATGGAGAATAATCCGCGGAGATCAGTATCCCGTTTCATGTTGTTTTCATACATGTATCTTTCTCAATGGGGTAGTTTATTGGATTGAGTATCACAGGCCTGTTATCTACTTCAACTTCACAGAAGAGAAGTTTGTAACTCTTTCGTTGCCACAAAGGAGTAGTTGGAATACACTGAATAAAATGCAAACTGCACTTTGGGGAAAGTTGTCTATCTACTGTCGCTTCCAACATGAAAGGTGCAATTTGGTATATGATGAGGTCAACAAAATTTTTGTGAAATCTAACTCTACCTCCGACTTGGAGAACGAGAAGGTTGCCTTGCTTGCACCAAAAAACGTTGGTGAGAAAATTACAGAGTGTGGAAACATAGTTTTAGCAACAGGGAGTGTTAATAGCGCCTCAACTTCGTTGGTATTCCCTGATCGTTTCAGGTTAGATAATGTTAGCAGTTTTGTTGAGAATATTATCCCATTAACGTTTATTGAggtttag